A window of the Salvelinus fontinalis isolate EN_2023a chromosome 26, ASM2944872v1, whole genome shotgun sequence genome harbors these coding sequences:
- the LOC129824477 gene encoding U6 snRNA-associated Sm-like protein LSm7, with protein MADRNQDRNKEGEKKKKESIFDLSKYIDKQIRVKFQGGREASGVLKGFDPLLNLVLDSTIEYLRDPDDQFKLTEDTRQLGLVVCRGTSVVLICPQDGMEAIPNPFIQQQDG; from the exons ATGGCG GACAGAAACCAGGACAGAaacaaggaaggagagaagaagaagaaagagagtaTCTTTGACCTGTCAAAGTACATTGATAAACAAATCCGTGTGAAGTTTCAGGGAGGACGAGAGG CCAGTGGAGTCCTGAAGGGGTTTGACCCCCTGTTGAACCTGGTATTGGACAGCACCATCGAGTACTTGCGGG ATCCCGACGACCAGTTCAAGTTGACTGAGGACACGCGGCAGCTGGGCCTGGTGGTTTGTAGAGGGACGTCCGTGGTGCTCATCTGTCCTCAGGATGGCATGGAAGCCATCCCCAACCCCTTCATCCAGCAGCAGGACGGATAG